A single window of Oxyura jamaicensis isolate SHBP4307 breed ruddy duck chromosome 3, BPBGC_Ojam_1.0, whole genome shotgun sequence DNA harbors:
- the ENTPD6 gene encoding ectonucleoside triphosphate diphosphohydrolase 6 — protein sequence MEAMKISKRFFAFGILACIAIYVAYIKWHLDSKPVVGATEGAAESRRDKVSHQALTTELSVFYGIMFDAGSTGTRIHIFKFTQQPKETPKLTQETFKALKPGLSAYADDVEKSGQGIKELLEVAKKEVPMELWKFTPLVLKATAGLRLLPGEKAQKLLDKVKEIFQASPFFVRDNCVSIMNGTDEGISAWITINFLTGSLDEPQKRSVGMLDLGGGSTQITFLPHTEATLQTSPAGHTTSFQMFNSTYKLYSYSYLGLGLMSARLAILGGVEGKPLGEGEELISPCLPPGFKSEWQHAEIVYKIKGQKAGEPLYESCSNKVAKMLYKKVHKAEEVKDLDFYAFSYYYDCAAEVGLIDKEKGGSLTVNDFEIAAKYVCKTMEISPGSNPFLCMDLTYITFLLQELGFPKTQVFKLARKINNVETSWALGATFHYIDSLNRLQY from the exons ATGGAAGCCATGAAGATATCAAAGCGGTTCTTTGCTTTTGGGATTTTGGCATGCATCGCTATTTATGTCGCGTACATAAAATGGCACTTGGATTCCAAACCGGTTGTGGGAGCAACAGAaggagctgctgaaagcaggagAGACAAAGTGAGCCATCAAGCACTGACCACAGAGCTCTCGGTCTTTTATGGAATCATGTTTGACGCAGGAAGCACAGGAACCCGCatccatatttttaaatttacacaGCAGCCTAAAG AGACTCCCAAATTAACCCAGGAGACGTTTAAAGCCCTGAAGCCGGGTCTGTCTGCATATGCTGATGATGTTgaaaag AGTGGCCAGGGAATAAAAGAGCTCCTGGAGGTGGCAAAGAAGGAAGTTCCTATGGAGCTGTGGAAGTTTACTCCTCTGGTCCTGAAAGCGACAGCTGGCCTACGGTTGCTGCCGGGAGAAAAGGCTCAGAAATTGCTGGATAAG GTGAAGGAGATTTTTCAGGCTTCCCCCTTCTTTGTGAGGGACAACTGTGTGTCAATAATGAACGGAACCGATGAAG GTATTTCAGCCTGGATCACAATAAATTTTTTAACAG GTAGCTTAGATGAGCCGCAGAAGAGAAGTGTAGGAATGCTGGACTTGGGTGGCGGATCCACACAGATCACCTTCCTCCCACACACCGAG gcAACTCTTCAGACGTCACCAGCTGGCCATACAACTTCATTTCAGATGTTTAACAGCACCTACAAGCTGTATTCATACAG ttaCCTGGGACTCGGGCTGATGTCAGCGAGGCTCGCCATTTTAGGAGGAGTTGAGGGAAAACCCT TAGGGGAAGGTGAGGAGTTGATCAGCCCTTGTTTACCGCCTGGTTTCAAATCTGAATGGCAACATGCTGAGATCGTGTACAAAATTAAAGGACAGAAGGCAG GTGAGCCTCTGTATGAGTCTTGTTCTAACAAAGTGGCAAAGATGCTCTACAAGAAAGTGCATAAAGCTGAGGAAGTGAAGGACTTGGATTTTTATGCTTTCTCCTACTACTATGACTGTGCAGCAGAGGTTGGTCTCATAG ataaagaaaaaggaggaagctTAACTGTCAATGACTTTGAAATTGCAGCTAAGTATG TGTGTAAAACCATGGAAATCAGCCCTGGAAGCAACCCTTTTCTCTGCATGGACCTCACATACATAACCTTCCTCCTGCAAGAACTGGGCTTCCCGAAGACCCAAGTCTTTAAG cttgcCCGGAAAATCAACAACGTTGAAACAAGCTGGGCATTGGGAGCCACTTTCCATTACATCGACTCACTCAATAGACTGCAGTACTGA